In a genomic window of Leisingera caerulea DSM 24564:
- a CDS encoding alkaline phosphatase D family protein codes for MSSNHSITGPILILDDLRDGQMQLAALFIAPKGQTVPPVSLDGMDRQAEPLAEYASVSVLRARFSLPADRPSSYQWNGQRFEVAGGFGGDMRIAYASCNGEEHGDLDRDGKERNAMLARMGAEHRKRPFSLLLHGGDQVYADEVTDGHRLSEGWPDKLPRDPSREDLDSLRAHLREGFLRRYLAVYSAPELAWLAARVPSLMQWDDHDICDGWGSLRRSSTYSPVGQTLFAAARQAALLFQHGCCHGDLPARFADPDGTHLGWRIEAPGLRLLAPDLRSERSRRRVMARGGWRMMKAEVKRGAPGQTFLLSSVPLLGPRLSLLELLMVLTPRMQKYEDDLRDQWQSRAHRASWRRMLRMMRDTAAKDGQQVTAVSGEIHLAARAEMPLGGGKTLHQLVASGISHRAPPKAWARVLGMLSWLGDAPLPGHPVRIRKIPGQAGRYAAERNYLILERRDTQWAAIWDLETSGQSEPLRL; via the coding sequence ATGAGCAGCAACCACTCCATCACCGGCCCCATTCTGATCCTTGACGATCTGCGCGATGGCCAGATGCAGCTTGCGGCGCTGTTCATTGCGCCCAAGGGGCAAACCGTGCCGCCTGTCTCGCTCGACGGCATGGACCGTCAGGCCGAGCCGCTGGCGGAATACGCAAGCGTTTCGGTTCTGCGCGCGCGCTTTTCCCTGCCTGCGGACCGGCCCTCCAGCTATCAGTGGAACGGGCAGCGCTTTGAGGTCGCGGGCGGGTTCGGCGGGGATATGCGGATTGCCTATGCCTCCTGCAACGGCGAGGAGCATGGCGACCTGGACCGCGACGGGAAAGAGCGCAACGCCATGTTGGCGCGGATGGGTGCGGAGCACCGCAAGCGCCCCTTCTCGCTGCTGCTGCATGGCGGCGATCAGGTCTATGCCGATGAGGTGACGGACGGCCACCGGCTGAGCGAGGGCTGGCCGGACAAATTGCCGCGCGATCCCTCGCGGGAGGATCTGGACAGCCTGCGCGCGCATCTGCGGGAGGGCTTTCTGCGCCGCTACCTGGCGGTCTACAGCGCGCCGGAGCTGGCCTGGCTCGCGGCCCGCGTGCCCTCGCTGATGCAATGGGACGACCACGATATATGCGACGGCTGGGGATCGCTGCGCCGCTCCAGCACCTATTCGCCGGTGGGCCAGACACTGTTTGCGGCAGCCCGGCAAGCAGCGCTGCTGTTTCAGCACGGCTGCTGCCACGGGGACCTGCCCGCGCGGTTTGCCGATCCTGATGGCACCCACCTGGGCTGGCGCATTGAGGCACCGGGGTTGCGGCTGCTGGCGCCCGATCTGCGCTCGGAGCGCAGCCGCCGCCGGGTGATGGCGCGCGGCGGCTGGCGGATGATGAAGGCCGAGGTCAAGCGGGGCGCACCGGGGCAGACCTTCCTGCTGTCCAGCGTGCCCCTGCTGGGGCCACGGCTGTCGCTGCTGGAGCTGCTGATGGTGCTGACGCCGCGGATGCAAAAATATGAGGACGACCTGCGCGACCAGTGGCAAAGCCGGGCCCACCGGGCCTCCTGGCGGCGGATGCTGCGGATGATGCGGGATACCGCCGCCAAGGACGGCCAGCAGGTCACCGCCGTGTCCGGCGAGATCCACCTGGCGGCGCGCGCCGAGATGCCCCTGGGCGGCGGCAAGACGCTGCACCAGCTGGTCGCCTCCGGCATTTCCCACCGGGCGCCGCCCAAGGCCTGGGCGCGGGTGCTGGGAATGCTGTCCTGGCTGGGGGACGCCCCCCTGCCCGGCCACCCGGTCCGCATCCGCAAGATCCCCGGTCAGGCCGGGCGCTATGCGGCGGAACGGAACTATCTGATCCTGGAAAGGCGGGACACGCAGTGGGCCGCAATCTGGGATCTGGAAACCTCGGGCCAGTCCGAACCGCTGCGGCTGTAG
- the minD gene encoding septum site-determining protein MinD, whose product MSKDLKLEEPLGRVIVVTSGKGGVGKTTTSAAVGAELARRGHKTVVIDFDVGLRNLDMIMGCERRVVFDFINVIQGDAKLKQALIRDRRLENLSVLPTSQTRDKDALTKEGVERVLEELRQEFDYIICDSPAGIERGAQMAMHFADEAIVVTNPEVSSVRDSDRVLGLLNSITERASKSGAEPVKAQVLITRHDKSRIDSGEMMTVEDVLEVLAVPLLGIIPESPAVLRASNLGVPVVLDDPSAAAAAYEDAVGRLIGEQIEMRIAADPRRGLLQRLFRRAV is encoded by the coding sequence ATGAGCAAGGACCTGAAACTGGAAGAACCGCTGGGCCGGGTGATCGTTGTCACCTCGGGCAAGGGCGGTGTCGGTAAGACCACAACCTCGGCGGCAGTAGGCGCCGAGCTGGCGCGGCGCGGCCACAAGACGGTGGTGATCGACTTCGACGTCGGATTGCGCAACCTGGACATGATCATGGGCTGCGAGCGCCGGGTGGTGTTCGACTTTATCAACGTGATCCAGGGCGACGCCAAGCTGAAGCAGGCGCTGATCCGCGACCGGCGGCTGGAAAACCTGTCGGTGCTGCCGACCTCGCAGACCCGCGACAAGGACGCGCTGACCAAAGAGGGTGTTGAACGGGTTCTGGAAGAGCTGCGCCAGGAGTTCGATTATATCATCTGCGACAGCCCGGCAGGGATCGAGCGCGGCGCCCAGATGGCGATGCATTTTGCCGATGAGGCGATTGTGGTCACCAACCCCGAAGTGTCGTCTGTCCGGGACAGTGACCGGGTTCTGGGGCTGCTGAACAGCATCACTGAACGCGCCAGCAAGAGCGGCGCAGAGCCGGTGAAGGCGCAGGTGCTGATCACCCGCCACGACAAATCCCGCATCGACAGCGGCGAGATGATGACGGTGGAGGATGTGCTGGAGGTTCTGGCGGTGCCGCTCCTGGGCATCATCCCCGAAAGCCCGGCGGTGCTGCGCGCCTCCAACCTGGGCGTGCCGGTGGTGCTGGACGACCCGTCGGCGGCGGCTGCGGCCTATGAGGACGCGGTGGGCCGGCTGATCGGCGAGCAGATCGAGATGCGGATTGCCGCAGATCCCCGCCGCGGCCTGCTGCAGCGGCTGTTCCGCCGGGCGGTGTAA
- the minE gene encoding cell division topological specificity factor MinE — MFGFSLRPRKASANTAKERLQILLAHERSGSGGARPDCLPQLQREILEVIRRHMQIGDEAIDIRMERGDELSSLEINIEFPGKLGVN, encoded by the coding sequence ATGTTCGGATTTTCCCTCCGCCCCCGCAAAGCCTCTGCCAATACTGCCAAGGAACGGCTGCAGATCCTGCTGGCGCATGAGCGCAGCGGCAGCGGCGGCGCCCGCCCCGACTGCCTGCCGCAGCTGCAGCGCGAGATCCTGGAAGTGATCCGCCGCCACATGCAGATCGGCGACGAGGCGATCGACATCCGGATGGAGCGCGGCGATGAGCTGTCCAGCCTCGAAATCAACATCGAATTCCCGGGAAAACTGGGTGTGAACTAG
- the minC gene encoding septum site-determining protein MinC: MSVPHQDISPRGAPPAATVKPFQIRGRYFTAVALRPENGPLDQAFYAALDAQLRWNPHFFDGAPLILDLAQAPGLSRPAELRALTDCLRSRGLAVFGVQNATPEQISAAEDAGLITIASGKDAPLNMEGSTRPGPRREIPKKLRPPENRLITQPVRSGQTVVAEGGDLVVVGPVSSGAELIARGSIHVYGRLRGRAMAGAEGDETARIFCNSLDAELLAVAGLYRTNENLEPELLNRPVQVFLQDERLCVEALG; this comes from the coding sequence GTGAGCGTGCCGCATCAAGACATATCCCCCCGTGGCGCGCCCCCCGCCGCCACCGTGAAGCCGTTTCAGATCCGCGGACGGTATTTCACCGCCGTTGCGCTGCGCCCGGAGAACGGGCCGCTGGACCAGGCGTTCTACGCGGCACTGGACGCGCAGCTGCGCTGGAACCCCCACTTCTTCGACGGCGCGCCGCTGATTCTGGATCTGGCGCAGGCGCCCGGCCTGTCCCGCCCGGCCGAACTGCGGGCGCTGACGGACTGCTTGCGCAGCCGCGGGCTGGCAGTGTTCGGGGTGCAGAATGCCACGCCGGAACAGATCTCCGCGGCTGAGGACGCCGGGCTGATCACCATCGCCAGCGGCAAGGATGCGCCGCTCAACATGGAAGGCAGCACCAGGCCCGGCCCGCGCCGCGAAATCCCCAAAAAACTCAGGCCGCCGGAAAACCGGCTGATCACCCAGCCGGTGCGCTCCGGCCAGACGGTGGTGGCCGAAGGCGGCGATCTGGTGGTGGTCGGGCCGGTGAGCTCGGGCGCCGAGCTGATCGCGCGCGGCAGCATTCATGTTTATGGCCGCCTGCGCGGCCGCGCCATGGCCGGCGCCGAGGGCGACGAGACCGCCCGGATCTTTTGCAACAGCCTGGACGCGGAGCTTTTGGCGGTCGCCGGGCTGTACCGGACAAACGAGAATTTGGAGCCGGAGCTGCTGAACCGCCCGGTGCAGGTGTTCCTGCAGGACGAGCGGCTGTGTGTGGAAGCCTTGGGATGA